DNA sequence from the Ferroacidibacillus organovorans genome:
GAAAAATGGCGTTATCATGGATGTCATTAACGCGGAACAAGCACGCATCGCTGAGGCGGCAGGTGCAGTGGCTGTCATGGCGTTGGAGCGCGTACCAAGTGATATTCGCGCTGCAGGCGGGGTGGCCCGCATGGCAGACCCAACCATCGTCGAAGAAGTCATGAAGGCAGTCTCGATTCCTGTCATGGCAAAATGCCGTATTGGACACATTGTTGAGGCGCGCATTCTTGAGGCGATGGCGGTTGATTACATTGACGAGAGCGAAGTTTTGACACCGGCTGACGACAAGTTTCATATCAACAAGCGGGAGTTTACGGTTCCGTTTGTGTGCGGCGCGCGCGATCTTGGTGAAGCGTTGCGCAGAATCGCGGAGGGTGCCTCGATGATTCGCACAAAGGGTGAGCCGGGCACTGGCAATATTATCGAAGCGGTGAAACACATTCGCACAATGCGAGCACAGATTCGCAAGGTTACCGCGATGTCGGAAGATGAACTCGTTGCTGAATCCAAAGCGATGGGCGCGCCGTATGAACTCTTGCTCGATATCCACCAAACTGGGGAACTTCCTGTTGTAAACTTTGCGGCAGGCGGCGTCGCGACACCGGCTGACGCTGCACTTATGATGGAACTTGGCTCAGATGGCGTTTTCGTGGGTTCGG
Encoded proteins:
- the pdxS gene encoding pyridoxal 5'-phosphate synthase lyase subunit PdxS, with translation MTVIGSDRVKRGMAQMQKNGVIMDVINAEQARIAEAAGAVAVMALERVPSDIRAAGGVARMADPTIVEEVMKAVSIPVMAKCRIGHIVEARILEAMAVDYIDESEVLTPADDKFHINKREFTVPFVCGARDLGEALRRIAEGASMIRTKGEPGTGNIIEAVKHIRTMRAQIRKVTAMSEDELVAESKAMGAPYELLLDIHQTGELPVVNFAAGGVATPADAALMMELGSDGVFVGSGIFKSENPEKFARAVVEATMNFQDYDLLVRLSKDLGTPMKGIELSTLANNERMAERGW